AACCGCGCTTTGGGGCGGCAACGGCGAGTAAACGCTGAGACTGGTTTTGTAGGCTGTCTTGCTGGCACAGCCTTTGAGGAGGCTAGCGGGCACAGAAGAAGGGAGATAGAGGCAATCTATGATTCCAAAATTGATTGCGATCGCCCCCTTCGTAAACAATGGCTTCTATTGAGGTGTCGGGGCGATCGTATGAACAGTCGATGGGCAGATCGTCGGCTTAATCGCTTGAGAGAATCACTGAGAGTCTTACACGACAGCTGGGAACAATTTGCTACTGCAACCGAGGGCCTGGCAGATATTCTCTGGACCGCTTCGTCCTTGGTCCCTGCTCAGCTCCAATTTGGCTATCTCGACTGGGACACGCTGGTGGAGCTCGTTGACCCCGATGCCCCGGAGATCGTCACGCCCTACAACGTCGCCACCTGGCTCAAGCAGTGTCAAACCTTCCAAGAAGCTATCCAGTGGCTGGTTGCCGCCTTTGATGAGTATGAAATCGTGGTTCACCCTTTGCCTACGGCAGCGGATTTCTGGCTGGGTTTTTTGGATGGGCGAATTCGCTTTCGCTCCCATCGCTTGGAAGCTCCCTTTGGCCTGAGCGATCCTTTTTTGGTGCAGTCGCCCTACGAGAGCGGTGAGGTGATCGGCTGGCGCTATGCCCAGGTGCGCGAAGGCTTGCGGCAGTTGCTGCTGTGCTGCTCGGTCGATGTGGGATGGATGAGCACCCTCGCCTGAGCAACAAAAACCCTTCCCGGCCGGGAAGGGCTTGATGGGGCAAGAGATAAGGTCGGAGACCGTGGGTCGCTAGGAACGGGAGTCGAGGCCCTGCTGGGTCGGGGACTGGGAGACGGGCAGGTAGGCAGCCTCAGTGGCGGAAACAGGGCGATCGCCCGCAGCCTGGGGCACTTGGATCGCCAGCTGAATTTGTCCAGCCCCCATCCACGCCAAGTGGGTCAGCAGCGTATAGATAAAGGCGATCAGGCCAAACATTTCCATGGATTCTTCGACCATGGCGATCACGGCGTAGCCGAGGTCGCGGCCGTGGGCATAGAGATAGTAGCCGTGAAGCGCCTCGACAGCGATCGCGCCCCCGATGTAGATCCCCGCCGAGATCAAGAAAAGATTGCGGCTGCGGGACGGCAGATTCTTGAGAAAGCGGAAGTAAGACAGCGCCAACAGGCCCACTAGAGCGCCCCCAACCAAAATCCAGGTGGAATAAAGGAAACCTGTTGCGTTTAGGCCGGTCCGCAGGGGGGCAATCAGGCGCTCGTGGAGCTCAGCCGTTTCGTCCAGGGACAGCAGGCAAAACACCAGGCTCAAAGCACCCCAGTGCCGGGTAAAGCGATCGCCCTTTGTGCGATTGAGGAGCGCGATCGCCCCCAGCAGTGCCCCGCAGGTCAGCAGCATTGCTGACGAAAACCACGCCGGAATATTGGCTTCTCCGTTCACATCCGTCAGCGGTACATACCCCATGAGGCGACCGTAGCCAAAAACGTGATTCGCGATTTGCCCCAAGAGGCTCAGCAACATAATCACACCAACGACCCACAACAACACGCGCGCGATCGTCTTGGGAGCAATGGCAATCGTAGGCTGCATGGATTGTCCTTTTAACAGTTCAAAAGAGCAGAAAGCAGGTGTTCAGGGGCTGCACGCGGAGATAAACCAGGTTTTCATCACCTGCGCGCTATGGTTGCTCTAGGCTTGAATTAAGCCTGGGTTAATGAGATTAACCTTAGGTTAATTCAAGGTTGCCAAACTGTTTCTAAAGCCTCTTTGAAGCAGACCGCCCAGCAGCAGTCCTCAAGCCAGAAAATGTTTTCCAGGTGTTTTTTGATCTTGAAATCAAAATCTCTAGGGGCGTGAACGCTCCTTTTTCCGTAATCTTGGTGTCTTTACCAAATCTTTATGCGTTTTTTCCGTAGAACCTTGGCCGCAATCCTACGGAGTCATCCATCGCTGGACGTGTAGGGAGCGATCGCACGCCAGAGAAGAGGTTTTGACGGTAAGTTAAGAGACTGAATCTTTTTGTGCTCCCGCGACCCTATGACCGCCGCCGTTGTCCTTGAGAACGTTTGCAAGACTTACAATCAGCGCCCCGTGGTGAACGATCTGTCCTTTACGATCGCGCCGGGGGAAATGTTTGGGCTGCTGGGGCCCAATGGTGCCGGGAAATCGACCACGATTCGGATGGTGACGACCTTGACTCGGCCGAGCAAGGGCCGCATCGAGGTGGCAGGCTACGACGTGGTTCGGGAAGCGCGCCAGGTCAAGCAGTCTCTGGGGGTCGTGCTTCAGCAGACCAGCGTCGACGGCGATCTGTCGGTGTGGGAAAACATGGAGTTTCATGGCCGGCTCCACCACATTCCCAATCCCAAGCGCCGCCAAGAAATCAATCGGTGGCTGGAGTATGTGGAGCTGAGCGATCGCCGAGACGACTTGGTGAAGACGCTCTCTGGCGGCATGAAGCGGCGGCTCCAAATCGCGCGCGCCCTGCTCCATGAGCCCAAAATTCTGTTTCTCGATGAGCCAACCGTGGGGCTGGATCCCCAGACGCGCCGCCGCATCTGGGAAATTATTCGGGAGCTCAATCAGCAGGGCATGACGATGCTCTTGACGACTCACTATATGGAGGAAGTGGAGTATCTCTGCGATCGCATCGGTATCATGGATGGGGGCCGCCTGATCGAGCTGGGCACGCTCCAGGATTTCCGCCAAAAGCACGGTGAGGGCCTCGTGATCAAGCAAACGGGCGATCGCTGGGAGTACCAGTTCTTCCCGACCAAGGCAGAGGCCAACCACTACCTCGACACCCAGACCGACAAGACCGGCCTGATGGTTCGGGAGTCCAATCTGGAAGACATTTTTGTTGAGCTGACGGGGCACAAACTGGATTGATGGCAGTGTCACTAGCAGCCAAAATCGAGGCGATTCTGTATCTGAAGGGGCAGCCGCTGACCCTGGCCGAGATTGCTCAGTTTGCCGGGTGCGATCGCTCGAGCGCCGAAGAAGGCCTGATCACCTTGATCACAGACTACGCCCACCGCGACAGCGCCCTAGAAGTGGTAGAAACGCCCAAGGGCTACAGCTTGCAGCTGCGAGAGGCCTTTCACGAACTGGTCCAGACCCTGGTTCCGGTGGACTTAGGGGTGGGGGCGCTGCGCACTTTGGCGGCGATCGCCCTGCGCGGCCCCATCAGCCAAACTGATCTAGTTGAGCTGCGCGGCTCCGGCGCCTATCAGCACGTCCAGACTCTCGTCGAGCAGGGCTTCGTGCGCAAGCGTCGCCAGTCGGACGGGCGCTCCTTTTGGCTCCAGGTCACCGATAAGTTTTACCAATATTTTCAGATCGAGCAGCTGCCCAAGCTGGTCAGCAAAGCGTCTTCAGAAAGTGTCTAGGCCCTCAGGCGATCGCCCTTACCCCACTAATCTCCCCTTAACCTTCGGTTCTTTCTCCAAAGCAGCATCGGCTTTCCCCAAAAGCCACCACTGTCGATGAGCAGAGCAATAGTTTAGAGTAGAAAATGAGCTGAGCGATTAAGAGACCTTATATGGTGTTTAACCCTGACTTTCTCGGTACCCACAGCGAAGAAGGCCAAGCCAACCCCCTCCTGAAGTATCTTCAGCACCAGTCTCCAGAGGTGCTGGCTCGGGTGGCGCGCTCTGCCAGTCCAGAAATCAAGCAAATCATCTCTCAGAATGTCCAGGGTTTGGTCGGGATGCTGCCCTCGGAGCACTTCAACGTTCAAATCACCACCGACCGAGAAAATCTGGCCGGTCTACTCGCCTCTGCCATGATGACGGGCTATTTTCTGAGCCAAATGGAGCAGCGCATGCAGCTAGAAGCTAGCCTAACGGGCTCGTTCTCTTTGTCCAAAGACGGCAAGGATGACGCTTAGGCTCCAAGGAGTGTCTGAACAGGAAGTCCCGAGCCCCCTAGAAAAGATTACGCATCAGTTGCCTTCTACTGGAAACTGACCCGGTCGTACTGCGATCGCCACAGCCTGGCCAGCGCGATTGATCTCCAGCTTCAGATCTTTGCCAATTTCGCTAGACTCGACGATCACCTGGACCTCTGAGGCATTGTTAACCGTCTTGCCATTGACTTTCACAATCACGTCTCCGGGCTGCAAATCCGCCTGGGCCGCCGGCGAACCCTCAAGCACCCGCACAATCAGCACGCCCTGATCACGGGCAATATTGATCGGCAGCTCGCCCGTTTCGTTGAAGTCTTTGCGCAGGTCTGCGGTCAAGCTCATCATCTGAATGCCCAAGAAGGGATGCTCTGCCCGTCCCTTCGTGACCAGCTGATCGGCAATCCGCAGTGCCGTCTCAATAGGAATTGCAAACCCCAGGCCCTGAGCGTCGGCCCGAATCGCGGTGTTGATCCCGACCACTTCCCCGCGATCGTTGAGGAGGGGGCCGCCGGAGTTGCCGGGGTTGATAGCCGCATCGGTCTGAATGAAGCTCACGCGCTTGTCCGGCACGCCCACCTGGGAGCTCGAGCGGCCAATGGCGCTAATGATGCCAGCAGTGACGGTATTGTCGAGGCCCAGGGGATTGCCAATGGCGATCGCCCATTGTCCTGGCATCAAACTATTCGACCGGCCAATGGACACCGTCGGCAAATCCGACGCCGAAATCTTGATCACGGCCACATCCGTCACCGGATCGGTCCCGACCACCCGCCCGTCCAGCTGCCGCCCGTCCTTGAGCGTCACCTTGACAACATCTGTGCCCGAGACCACGTGGGCATTGGTAATCAGTCGGCCATCCTCTGAGAGAATAAACCCAGAGCCCGTGCCGCGCTCGACGCGTTCTTGAGGCTCCGGGATTGCATTACCAAAAAAGCGCTTGAGCAGCGGATCTTGCAGAGCGCCGGTCAGGTTGTTGCTGACGGTGCGCGAGGCGTCGATGCGGACCACTGCTGGACCTACTCGCTCCACCGCCTGGGCAATGAAGTTGGGGTTGCCCCCTTGGGCCGGCACTCGAGCCGCCGTCTCCTGCTGCGATCGCCGATTGAGCACTACCGGCACCACAGAAGCACTTGGCTGCGGACTGCTCCAGTAGCGGCTTCCCACCAGTCCTGCACCGCCCCCCAGCGCCAACAGAGCCAAATAAATTCCTAACTGCTTTGCCGAAACGCTCATGGTCTAACTTCCTAACCCATAGCTGCGGCAGTGAACCGCTTTTCCAATGTAATCAAAAAAATTTGTGGCTTGGGTCGTCTTCAAAACACGAAACGTCCAGTCATACCAAAGCTGGGGCTAAAGTGAGTACTGAAGGCGACATTCAGGTTTTCGAGGGTTTTGACAAGCCACTCTACCGTGGCATGCGTACAGGTTTCGTAATGCTTGAACAGGAGCGAAAAGCGGCGCTCGAGATAGGGCTTAGCCTGTCGGCAGATCAGCAGCAGCTTGAGCAGCAGGCTGACCGTTGCAGTCGCTCCTAGGTTGGTCGTCAGGTCCAGGAAAACTAGGTGGTGGGGCTTTTGAGGGCTGGCCACCAAAAAGTCGAGCAGGCGGCGCACGGTCCGAACACGCAAAAGTTCGTTGGGCGGCTCAAACTCAGACTGAGCTAAGCAAGCGCTGAGGTGCGATCGCAGTTTTTGGTTGAACTGGTGACTGCCGTAGTCTGTATCCACTGAGGCCGTTAGATACTCATACAGATCGTCTTTGAAGGTCCGATAGTTGCGGGCTTGGCTGCTGTAGACCACAAAGTTTTGGGCCAGGTCCCGGCAGGTTCGCCCTTGGGCCACGGGCTCCATAAACTCTCGCAGAGCAGTGTTGAGCTCGTAGTCTGTCAGGAGCGTGGGATTGGTGACGGAGTGAATAATGCGCTCAGGCTGAGGTACAAGTAGGCCGCTCGCGCGATCGTGCGATCGCCGCTGCTGGTAGGTGATGTAGCGCGACAAATCAACGTCAAACTTGCGCTGAGCCTGGGTCTGGATTTGCTGAATAGCGTGGCGCTGCTCGATGCCTTCGTCCTCGCTCAGCAGGCAGTGCCGATAAAGGTAGGGATAGCGCGGAATCAAAATGCCGAGGGGCTGGGTGTTGAGGCTCTCTGGGGACGCGGCATTTTGCTGTACGAGCACCTGGGCGAGGCGGCGCAGGGCCAGATACTGCTCTGTTTTGATAAATTGCCGAATGAGCTCACGCAGGCGCTTGGTGATGGCTGTGCGGATTTGGCTCGTGGGAGTCTGCTCAAAAAGATCGACTAGGTCTGCGATCGCCGGTTGAAAGCGGATTTGGGTTTGCCAGCGGTTGATTAGGATATAGCAGCAGCGGTTGAGCACAAAGCGGAAGCGCTGCTCCGCCAAGGGCGAAGACACAATTTGGCAGAGTAGGTGCCACACCTCGCGATCGGGGTAACCGATGCCCTCTACAAACAGGCATCGAAAACGCTCAATCATCTGCTGAGGAGACTCTTGCGCCACTAACTCGATCCAGTGGCTATACAGCTGCTCCTCAGGACTCGTTGGGCGGCCATAGTCGTGTGGTATCACCGGGTATTACCTCCGCGAGTGCCTAAGCACCCATGCTTCTGAGCGGGAACGTGCGCGCAGCAAGCTTTAGACCAAATCATCACAAAAGACGCCTAGACGTACTAACCCCCGGCAAAAGCTCCCAGTAGAGCTTTTTGGACAATGCTACAGGTTAGCGCCAAGACTAACAGGGGCGCACAGGTGCACGGTGGATATAAGGGAACTTGTCAGCAGCAACAGACATTGGAACAACGGTCAGAGCTGTTGGCTTGACGATGCCATCCGACAATATAACACTCGCCCTTTTTGCGATCGCTGACCGAGTGGACAGTTTTGCAGCCCTGTCCCAGCACAGGAGCGATCGCCTCTGACCTTCGTCGCCAGCCTTCCCGAATTCGCTCGAGAGTCGCTCCAATGCTCTTAGCTTCAGCGATTAGCTGGCCGCCTGCTCATTCGCCGTTTCGTCGGTCTCCACATAGGTTTGGCCACTATTGGGCAACTCCAGGCAGTACCCGGCACCATAGACCGTCTTGATATAGCGAGGATGGCGAGGATCGGGCTCTAGCTTTGTGCGCAGGTGGCGGATGTGCACCCGAATCGTTTCGATATCATCATCCGGATCGTAACCCCACACCTCCTTGAGGATTTCACTCGGCGACACCGTTTGGCCGTGGCGCTGGAGCAAGCAGTGCAGCAGCTCAAACTCCAAATGAGTCAGCTTCACCGTTTGGGAAAACCAGATAGCCTCAAAGCGCTCCGGAATCAGCGTCAACGGGCCATAGTTGAGGATCTCGCTGTGCTTGGCTGCTTGGGGAATGCGATCGGTCCGACGCAGCAGCGCCCGCACCCGAGCCAGCATTTCTTCGACTTCAAAGGGCTTGGTGAGATAGTCATCGGCCCCAGCATTGAACCCTTCAACCTTATCCTGGGTTTGGCCGAGAGCCGTCAGCATCAATACGGGAATGTCAGAGGTACGCTCATCGCGTCGGAGCCGCTGGCACACCGTAAAGCCGTCCACGCGGGGCAGCATGAGATCCAGCATGATCAGATCGGGCGCTAGCTGCACGGCGAGGGCCTGACCTTTGATGCCATCCTCGGCTTGAGTCACTTCGTAGCCAGCCATTTCTAAGTTGATTGCGACCAATTCGGAAATGGCGGGGTCATCATCGATGACGAGTATTCGAGGCATCACTAATTAAGAATGAAACAGCTGTTTATTATTACGGCTCGCTAAGAACCATCACAGGGATACTAAGAATCCTGTACAGATTATAAGCAGATCTTTTGAAGGCGACGGTGAGCCGCAGACGACACTTCATCACTTTTAATAACCTATTTTCGGGCGGATCCAGTCAAGGACTCGATTCCAGGCCCACCAAGGATCGCGATCGCCATATTGTTGCTGGCAGCGACGGCTACTGAAGTAGCCCACATGACCGCCATATTGGGTGAGGGCTAGGGTAATTGCTGAATTGCCTGCGCACGCAGCTTTTAGATCCGCTGCAACGGACGGATCAAATAGGGGATCATCTGCCGCATACAAAATCAAGGTTGACTTGTTTAAAACGGGCAAGATGGGCAAAGGACTAGAAGCGTCGTAGTATTCCTCTACCGATGCAAATCCTAGTCGCTCAATGACCAGTTCGTGATCGAAGCCCCGAATGCTGTTGGCTCGCTCGATGGCTGCTGGATCGAAGTGGCCGGGATGCTGATCATGGAGCTGCCACGCCAGTTTTTTGAG
This genomic stretch from Geitlerinema sp. PCC 7407 harbors:
- a CDS encoding ABC transporter ATP-binding protein translates to MTAAVVLENVCKTYNQRPVVNDLSFTIAPGEMFGLLGPNGAGKSTTIRMVTTLTRPSKGRIEVAGYDVVREARQVKQSLGVVLQQTSVDGDLSVWENMEFHGRLHHIPNPKRRQEINRWLEYVELSDRRDDLVKTLSGGMKRRLQIARALLHEPKILFLDEPTVGLDPQTRRRIWEIIRELNQQGMTMLLTTHYMEEVEYLCDRIGIMDGGRLIELGTLQDFRQKHGEGLVIKQTGDRWEYQFFPTKAEANHYLDTQTDKTGLMVRESNLEDIFVELTGHKLD
- the scpB gene encoding SMC-Scp complex subunit ScpB is translated as MAVSLAAKIEAILYLKGQPLTLAEIAQFAGCDRSSAEEGLITLITDYAHRDSALEVVETPKGYSLQLREAFHELVQTLVPVDLGVGALRTLAAIALRGPISQTDLVELRGSGAYQHVQTLVEQGFVRKRRQSDGRSFWLQVTDKFYQYFQIEQLPKLVSKASSESV
- a CDS encoding DUF760 domain-containing protein — encoded protein: MVFNPDFLGTHSEEGQANPLLKYLQHQSPEVLARVARSASPEIKQIISQNVQGLVGMLPSEHFNVQITTDRENLAGLLASAMMTGYFLSQMEQRMQLEASLTGSFSLSKDGKDDA
- a CDS encoding HhoA/HhoB/HtrA family serine endopeptidase, encoding MSVSAKQLGIYLALLALGGGAGLVGSRYWSSPQPSASVVPVVLNRRSQQETAARVPAQGGNPNFIAQAVERVGPAVVRIDASRTVSNNLTGALQDPLLKRFFGNAIPEPQERVERGTGSGFILSEDGRLITNAHVVSGTDVVKVTLKDGRQLDGRVVGTDPVTDVAVIKISASDLPTVSIGRSNSLMPGQWAIAIGNPLGLDNTVTAGIISAIGRSSSQVGVPDKRVSFIQTDAAINPGNSGGPLLNDRGEVVGINTAIRADAQGLGFAIPIETALRIADQLVTKGRAEHPFLGIQMMSLTADLRKDFNETGELPINIARDQGVLIVRVLEGSPAAQADLQPGDVIVKVNGKTVNNASEVQVIVESSEIGKDLKLEINRAGQAVAIAVRPGQFPVEGN
- a CDS encoding response regulator transcription factor; the protein is MPRILVIDDDPAISELVAINLEMAGYEVTQAEDGIKGQALAVQLAPDLIMLDLMLPRVDGFTVCQRLRRDERTSDIPVLMLTALGQTQDKVEGFNAGADDYLTKPFEVEEMLARVRALLRRTDRIPQAAKHSEILNYGPLTLIPERFEAIWFSQTVKLTHLEFELLHCLLQRHGQTVSPSEILKEVWGYDPDDDIETIRVHIRHLRTKLEPDPRHPRYIKTVYGAGYCLELPNSGQTYVETDETANEQAAS